The following proteins come from a genomic window of Alkalinema sp. FACHB-956:
- a CDS encoding aminopeptidase P family protein — MPIAQILQQRRQKLAKLVDFPVLLWSGDRPSRNFPANQYPFRASSHFLYFAGLPLPNAAIHLEHGRLTLFMDDAPPAAALWHGESPTREQIAAEIGADAAYPLTDLLPTELPNAQTVLQPSQWTIDAATIGLCNEQRSDQCYILDRSVNAPNCPEDRDLALAQAIVQLRLCQDAAAIAEMRQAAAVTVQAHKAGMAATRSAQTFAQTEAAVRAAMEQVILTHNMTTAYNSIVTVHGEVLHNEHYHHVLQPQDLLLADVGAETAQGWAADVTRTWPTAGKFSPTQRAVYDVVLAAHDAAIAAVKPGVEYRDIHLLACVTLATGLVDLGILRGKPEDLVASDAHALFFPHGVGHLLGLDVHDMEDLGDLAGYAPGRNRSDRFGLGYLRLDRPLQAGMVVTIEPGFYQVPALLKDSSRRERYDEQVNWERLAEFADVRGIRIEDDVLVTDSGSEVLTASLPTTVAEIEALLSI; from the coding sequence ATGCCGATCGCCCAAATCCTGCAACAACGTCGCCAGAAACTCGCCAAGCTGGTGGATTTTCCAGTGCTCCTGTGGTCGGGCGATCGGCCATCCCGCAACTTTCCAGCCAATCAGTATCCCTTCCGCGCCAGTAGCCATTTTCTCTACTTTGCAGGCTTGCCCCTTCCCAACGCAGCGATTCACCTAGAGCATGGACGACTCACGCTGTTTATGGACGATGCGCCCCCGGCAGCGGCCCTCTGGCATGGCGAATCCCCCACGCGGGAACAGATCGCCGCTGAAATCGGAGCTGATGCCGCCTATCCCCTCACAGACCTGTTGCCCACGGAATTGCCCAACGCGCAGACGGTTCTGCAACCTTCCCAATGGACGATCGATGCGGCGACGATCGGACTCTGCAACGAACAGCGCAGCGACCAATGCTACATCCTCGATCGCAGCGTGAATGCGCCGAACTGCCCTGAAGATCGCGATCTGGCCTTAGCCCAGGCGATCGTGCAACTGCGGCTGTGTCAGGATGCCGCCGCGATCGCGGAAATGCGCCAAGCTGCTGCCGTCACCGTCCAAGCCCACAAAGCCGGGATGGCCGCCACCCGATCGGCCCAAACATTCGCCCAAACAGAAGCAGCGGTGCGGGCCGCCATGGAACAGGTGATTCTGACCCACAACATGACAACGGCCTACAACAGCATTGTCACGGTTCACGGCGAAGTCTTGCACAACGAGCATTATCACCATGTCCTGCAACCCCAGGATTTATTGCTGGCGGATGTGGGCGCGGAAACGGCGCAGGGTTGGGCGGCAGATGTGACACGCACCTGGCCAACGGCGGGCAAATTTTCACCGACGCAACGGGCGGTGTATGACGTGGTACTGGCGGCCCATGATGCGGCGATCGCAGCGGTCAAGCCGGGGGTTGAGTATCGCGACATTCACCTGCTGGCCTGTGTCACGTTGGCGACGGGACTGGTTGACCTGGGCATTCTGCGGGGCAAGCCGGAGGATTTGGTCGCAAGCGATGCCCATGCCCTATTTTTTCCCCATGGGGTGGGGCATTTGTTGGGGCTGGATGTCCATGATATGGAGGATTTGGGCGATTTGGCAGGCTATGCCCCAGGACGAAACCGCAGCGATCGCTTTGGCCTGGGATACCTGCGCTTAGATCGGCCTTTGCAAGCGGGCATGGTAGTCACGATCGAACCGGGTTTTTACCAAGTACCCGCGTTGTTGAAGGATTCCAGCCGTCGCGAACGATACGACGAGCAAGTCAATTGGGAGCGGTTAGCGGAGTTTGCCGATGTGCGCGGGATTCGGATTGAAGATGATGTGCTCGTAACAGATAGCGGTTCTGAAGTCCTCACGGCATCACTGCCAACAACGGTTGCGGAAATTGAAGCCTTACTCTCAATCTAA
- a CDS encoding acylphosphatase, producing MSQSVVCVHVWISGRVQGVGYRYSAKAQANILGLTGWVRNLLDGRVEAVFQGDRAQVEAMLRWCHQGPLSAKVNQVIVNDEAPQGFEGFEIRR from the coding sequence ATGAGTCAATCGGTGGTTTGTGTCCATGTGTGGATTTCGGGCCGGGTACAGGGCGTCGGCTATCGCTATTCAGCCAAGGCACAAGCCAATATTCTTGGACTAACGGGTTGGGTCAGAAACTTGCTCGATGGGCGCGTAGAAGCCGTTTTTCAGGGCGATCGTGCTCAAGTTGAGGCCATGCTGCGTTGGTGCCACCAGGGGCCACTCTCCGCCAAGGTGAACCAGGTTATTGTCAACGATGAAGCCCCCCAAGGCTTTGAAGGCTTCGAAATTCGCCGTTAA
- a CDS encoding DUF1823 family protein: MTELPPLNAETLWGILRDTIEDATANQLVWYYLGYRFDAATAQWDNSQVAEDWREAYPEPPDFIESRPATVKLTRSIPAENKQLLKEQLGFEGYKVNELVPRKTRRATLTNWLLSYMALHQLPL; the protein is encoded by the coding sequence ATGACTGAGCTACCCCCCCTGAATGCCGAAACCCTTTGGGGCATCCTACGGGACACGATCGAAGATGCCACGGCCAATCAACTGGTCTGGTATTACTTGGGCTATCGCTTTGATGCAGCCACGGCCCAGTGGGACAATTCCCAGGTGGCGGAAGACTGGCGCGAAGCCTATCCCGAACCGCCGGATTTCATTGAAAGTCGTCCGGCGACGGTGAAGTTGACCCGATCGATTCCCGCAGAGAATAAGCAGTTGCTGAAGGAACAACTAGGGTTTGAAGGCTATAAGGTCAATGAACTGGTACCCCGCAAAACTCGCCGCGCAACCCTGACGAATTGGCTGTTAAGCTACATGGCCCTGCACCAGTTACCGCTTTGA
- a CDS encoding glycosyl transferase, whose protein sequence is MASPILYLAITNHGFGHATRAAAIAAEIKTLNPEITIILATTAPRSVLEAYFPGDWIHRPRAFDVGVIQADSLTMDLPATLDKLKEIRAQAQALIRSEANFLKQNRVGLVLGDIPPLAAPIAQAAGIPCWMMGNFGWDFIYRAWGDEYPEFNDLADWIGDCFSQADRLFRMPFSEPMPAFSSTIDVGLTGVLSRFTPEEVQEAFNLGAIPQEKIVLLTFGGLGLNRIPYENVKHFPDYIFICFDLSAPELPNLIRVDDRFYRPIDFAALAGRLISKPGYSTFSEACRFDVPIISITREGFAEAPILLEGIQDYAQHQIVEAEDFFTGDWSFLAQPMTPPRKAEPLAKDGNKSIAQAVVDYFQS, encoded by the coding sequence ATGGCTTCACCCATCCTTTATCTCGCAATTACGAACCATGGCTTCGGTCATGCGACAAGGGCAGCTGCGATCGCGGCAGAAATCAAAACGCTCAACCCCGAGATCACCATTATTTTGGCCACCACCGCCCCGCGATCGGTCTTGGAAGCCTACTTTCCGGGGGATTGGATTCATCGGCCCCGCGCCTTTGATGTGGGCGTAATTCAGGCAGATAGCTTGACCATGGATTTACCCGCCACGTTGGACAAGCTCAAAGAGATTCGCGCCCAAGCCCAAGCGTTGATTCGATCGGAGGCCAACTTTCTCAAGCAAAATCGCGTGGGATTGGTTTTGGGTGATATTCCGCCCCTCGCCGCCCCGATCGCCCAGGCAGCGGGCATTCCCTGCTGGATGATGGGTAATTTCGGCTGGGATTTTATCTACCGAGCTTGGGGAGATGAATACCCAGAATTCAACGACCTAGCGGACTGGATTGGCGATTGTTTTAGCCAAGCCGATCGCCTATTTCGCATGCCCTTCAGTGAACCGATGCCCGCCTTCAGTTCTACGATCGACGTAGGCTTAACAGGCGTCCTGTCGCGATTTACGCCAGAGGAAGTACAAGAAGCATTTAACCTAGGGGCAATCCCACAGGAAAAGATCGTTTTGCTAACCTTTGGGGGACTGGGTTTGAACCGAATTCCCTACGAGAATGTCAAGCATTTCCCAGACTATATCTTTATTTGTTTCGATTTGTCTGCGCCAGAATTACCAAACTTGATTCGTGTAGATGATCGATTCTATCGTCCGATCGACTTTGCAGCATTGGCGGGACGATTAATTTCCAAGCCGGGATACAGCACCTTTTCTGAAGCCTGCCGTTTTGATGTTCCCATCATCAGCATCACCCGCGAAGGCTTTGCCGAAGCCCCCATTTTGTTAGAGGGTATTCAGGACTACGCCCAGCACCAAATTGTCGAAGCAGAGGACTTTTTCACCGGGGATTGGAGCTTTCTGGCCCAACCGATGACGCCACCGCGCAAGGCGGAACCATTAGCGAAAGATGGGAATAAATCGATCGCCCAAGCTGTGGTTGATTATTTTCAAAGTTGA
- a CDS encoding PAS domain S-box protein: MRSPTASSSSFPPTSSIKLLLIEACEADRRTYRQYLQSHRDRTYDVIEANSLVSALEMWQAHQPDVVVLAWNFPDGNSLEFLQRLEGHPVQNPLPVIMLTDPKDEPGIIQAMQLGIADYLIKTDLTQTAFVTSVQQVYHRFALARRLQRFQQQQAIIANIALRVRQSLQLQEMLEAIVLEVRQFLHTDRVIIYQFNPDWSGTVVAESVVPPWLPSLQQQVADTCFQDPIVGLSYREGKMFVANDIYDADLTPCHLQLLEQFQVRANLVVPILLPEDDPSSLWGLLVAHECTAARIWEDSDLNLVQQLSVQLAIAIQQATLYQNLQTLNASLEQQVEERTQALATSERLFRDIFNHSFQLLGILDLQGHLLEVNQAALAMKGLSWEAVANCPFWETPWWDISTTLRQQIRSAIVQASQGEPFRQEIEVLNRDRQVIAVDFSLRPLLDASGAVRLLIAEGQDLSQAKRTEATLRLQAQTLDQISDAVISTDGMGTICSWNQSAETLYGYTASEAIGQNVEFLYDDPEDVRTQVLGPLLANGSHEAEVRVRTQSGELRYVSVRLTAVLDDHGHLVRLLGCANDITDRKQSEVLLRNSQESLRRSEEFHRLAIEASGIGTWDLVLPANTCFISPQMARLMDYPDTQTTVPASQWQESIHPDDRAKMTIALNATIEQDLPFQVDFRIQLQDGSIRWLSSRGSLSCNATGDPVRIRGVSVDITDRKAAEAVQQEAEQKLQQLNQELEAQVARRTAELQALSERLKLALTSGAVGCWDWDITSDIAFWDDRMYEMYGIDQAATTELPYQIWVSCLHPDDRAATVEMLNQALRGNAVYNPQFRVVLPDRTIRYVQAYGTVLRNAEGIPQKMIGLNLDITAQKQAEAENLQLKERLQFLLSASPAIIFTLQPGGAQTVTLVNDNLREILGYEPDALMVEAKVWKRYLHPEDATRLAADLEQLWDSNSHVLEYRFRHRAGHYLWFQLGLRLVRDAQGEPIEIVGYAVDVSDRKQVEIALAESQHFIQQIADTSPHILYLYDIQEHRNIYVNREVASTLGYSPAAITAMGDQLLPQLLHPEDQDYILHHLQQMQFIQDNEVRTTEYRLRHVNGDWRWFYTRDAVFLRDSEGLVKVIIGSAQDITDRKQAELELRKSEEFRRRLIESSSDCIKVISLEGELIYLNAGGVCLLELDSAEDVLGQDWMSLWPQDFRPYVERAMIAGRSGDAFRFQGFCPTAKGTPKWWDVVVTPVLDEDGQPCQVLSVSRDVTERKTAEEQLQRANEQLQMTNAELDRATRHKDEFLANMSHELRTPLNAVLGMTEGLQDEIFGPVNEKQIRALRTIEHSGVHLLDLINDILDVAKIESGQMTIDRQPASIHSLCQSSLTFVKQQALKKEIQLVLHCPKDLPQIWLDERRILQALINLLTNAVKFTLPGGCVTLEVTCPVIDFDPHLRLDESLEINDSSLNANVDINANVDVNLNVNVNDGSVNNATVNDETVNDETAPRSLKIAVIDTGIGITKADIAKLFQPFVQVDSALNRQQTGTGLGLALVKRIVELHGGTVRLTSEVGVGSCFAIELPYTPTATEEELSSDAAREASNRQRSRSVSGATPDTQQEKRILLWSKAHGPESTIVNYLEAKGYRVFWCQTQQAAIAQAQHSPPALLVVALKQLEELTIAGQASAPVSTAIPFIRQIAEFADLPIVVLGQPTAIENAAEDGVPQDDRGVVEYLPASPRPQDLAQLLHTLLR; encoded by the coding sequence ATGCGATCGCCAACCGCATCTTCTTCATCGTTTCCCCCCACTTCGTCGATCAAATTATTGTTGATTGAGGCTTGTGAGGCCGATCGCAGAACGTATCGCCAGTATCTCCAGTCGCACAGGGATCGCACCTACGACGTAATAGAAGCAAATAGCCTCGTGTCTGCACTGGAAATGTGGCAGGCCCACCAGCCCGATGTGGTGGTGCTGGCGTGGAATTTCCCAGACGGGAATAGTTTGGAATTTTTGCAAAGACTGGAGGGGCATCCCGTCCAAAACCCTCTGCCAGTCATCATGCTCACTGACCCGAAGGATGAACCTGGGATCATTCAGGCGATGCAGTTGGGGATCGCTGACTATTTGATTAAAACCGATCTGACACAGACTGCCTTTGTGACTTCAGTTCAGCAGGTCTACCATCGTTTTGCCCTAGCCCGTCGATTGCAACGTTTCCAGCAACAGCAAGCAATCATTGCCAATATTGCGTTGCGGGTTCGGCAGTCCCTCCAATTGCAGGAGATGTTGGAGGCGATCGTGCTGGAGGTGCGGCAATTTTTGCACACCGATCGGGTCATCATTTACCAATTCAACCCAGACTGGTCGGGCACCGTGGTTGCAGAATCGGTGGTTCCGCCCTGGTTGCCCAGTTTGCAACAGCAGGTGGCTGATACTTGTTTTCAGGATCCCATCGTTGGCTTGTCTTACCGTGAAGGCAAGATGTTTGTTGCTAATGACATCTATGACGCGGATTTAACCCCATGCCACCTGCAATTACTGGAGCAGTTCCAAGTCAGAGCCAACTTAGTTGTGCCCATTTTGTTGCCCGAGGATGATCCCTCGTCGCTGTGGGGCTTGTTGGTGGCCCATGAATGTACCGCTGCACGTATTTGGGAAGACTCCGACCTGAACTTGGTGCAGCAACTGTCTGTGCAATTGGCGATCGCCATTCAGCAGGCGACGCTTTACCAGAACTTGCAAACGCTCAATGCCTCCTTGGAACAACAAGTTGAGGAACGCACCCAAGCTCTGGCAACTAGTGAGCGGCTATTTCGAGATATTTTTAACCACAGCTTTCAATTGCTGGGGATCTTGGACTTGCAGGGGCATCTGTTGGAAGTCAATCAAGCCGCGTTGGCGATGAAGGGTCTTTCGTGGGAGGCCGTAGCCAATTGCCCCTTCTGGGAAACCCCTTGGTGGGACATTTCCACCACCCTGCGCCAGCAAATTCGATCGGCGATCGTCCAAGCCAGCCAAGGCGAACCATTTCGTCAGGAAATCGAAGTGTTAAATCGGGATCGCCAAGTGATTGCCGTTGATTTTTCCCTTAGACCGCTTTTGGATGCTTCCGGTGCAGTCCGTTTGCTGATTGCAGAAGGGCAAGATCTCAGTCAGGCCAAACGCACTGAAGCCACCTTACGGTTACAGGCCCAAACTCTGGATCAAATTAGTGATGCCGTCATTTCCACAGATGGCATGGGAACCATTTGCAGTTGGAACCAATCCGCAGAAACGTTATACGGCTACACGGCTTCTGAGGCGATCGGGCAAAATGTTGAATTTCTCTATGACGATCCAGAGGATGTCAGAACTCAAGTCTTGGGGCCGCTCCTGGCCAACGGAAGCCACGAAGCGGAAGTGCGGGTGCGCACCCAATCGGGAGAACTCCGTTATGTCAGTGTACGACTCACGGCGGTGTTAGACGATCACGGGCATTTAGTGCGTTTGCTGGGCTGTGCTAACGACATCACCGATCGCAAACAATCGGAAGTGTTGCTGCGCAATAGTCAGGAGTCCCTGCGCCGGAGTGAAGAATTCCACCGCTTGGCGATCGAGGCAAGTGGCATAGGAACGTGGGATTTGGTATTACCAGCCAATACCTGTTTTATTTCACCGCAAATGGCGCGATTGATGGACTATCCAGACACCCAAACGACGGTGCCAGCCTCGCAATGGCAGGAATCCATTCATCCCGACGATCGCGCGAAGATGACGATCGCGCTGAATGCAACGATCGAACAAGATCTCCCCTTTCAGGTGGACTTTAGAATTCAGCTTCAGGATGGGAGCATCCGCTGGCTGTCATCGCGGGGGTCTCTGAGTTGCAATGCAACAGGAGATCCGGTGCGGATTCGAGGCGTTTCTGTGGATATCACCGATCGCAAAGCCGCCGAAGCTGTACAACAGGAAGCTGAGCAAAAACTGCAACAACTGAATCAAGAACTTGAAGCCCAGGTTGCGCGACGCACGGCTGAATTGCAAGCCCTCTCGGAACGCCTGAAACTTGCCTTAACATCAGGAGCCGTGGGGTGTTGGGATTGGGATATTACGAGCGATATCGCATTTTGGGACGATCGAATGTACGAAATGTACGGTATCGATCAAGCTGCAACCACCGAGTTACCCTACCAAATTTGGGTGAGTTGCCTGCATCCCGACGATCGTGCGGCCACAGTGGAAATGCTGAATCAAGCCCTGCGAGGGAATGCGGTCTATAATCCCCAGTTTCGCGTTGTGCTCCCCGATCGTACGATTCGCTATGTCCAAGCCTATGGAACTGTTTTACGCAATGCAGAAGGCATTCCCCAAAAAATGATTGGGCTGAATCTTGACATCACTGCGCAGAAACAAGCCGAAGCCGAAAACCTGCAATTAAAGGAACGCCTACAATTTCTTCTATCGGCCAGTCCCGCTATTATTTTTACCCTTCAGCCGGGGGGAGCTCAAACTGTGACGTTGGTGAATGATAACCTGCGTGAAATTTTGGGCTATGAACCTGATGCGTTGATGGTGGAGGCTAAGGTTTGGAAGCGCTATCTCCATCCAGAGGATGCAACGCGGCTGGCTGCGGATCTGGAGCAGTTGTGGGATAGTAACTCCCATGTTCTGGAATATCGTTTTCGCCATCGGGCAGGGCATTATCTCTGGTTCCAGTTGGGATTGCGGTTGGTGCGTGATGCCCAAGGGGAACCGATCGAAATTGTGGGCTATGCGGTGGATGTGAGCGATCGGAAACAAGTAGAAATCGCCTTAGCCGAGAGCCAGCATTTTATTCAACAAATTGCAGATACCTCCCCCCATATTCTGTATTTGTATGACATTCAGGAACACCGCAACATCTATGTCAACCGCGAAGTGGCAAGTACTTTAGGCTATTCGCCAGCGGCCATCACAGCCATGGGCGACCAGTTGCTTCCCCAACTGCTCCATCCCGAGGATCAGGACTACATCCTGCATCACTTGCAGCAAATGCAATTTATCCAGGATAACGAAGTTCGAACCACGGAATACCGTCTTAGACATGTCAATGGCGATTGGCGTTGGTTCTACACCCGAGATGCTGTGTTTCTGCGGGATAGTGAAGGGCTGGTGAAGGTTATCATTGGGTCTGCCCAGGATATTACTGACCGCAAACAAGCAGAACTAGAATTACGCAAAAGCGAAGAATTTCGGCGACGGCTCATTGAAAGCAGTAGCGATTGTATTAAGGTGATTAGCCTGGAGGGGGAACTGATCTATCTCAATGCAGGGGGCGTTTGTCTCTTGGAACTGGATAGTGCGGAGGATGTGCTTGGACAGGACTGGATGAGTCTGTGGCCGCAGGATTTTCGCCCCTATGTAGAGCGTGCAATGATTGCGGGACGATCGGGGGATGCTTTCCGCTTTCAGGGCTTTTGTCCCACGGCGAAGGGAACCCCTAAATGGTGGGATGTGGTTGTTACACCGGTTTTGGATGAGGATGGTCAGCCCTGCCAAGTGTTGTCGGTTTCCCGAGATGTGACGGAACGGAAGACTGCGGAGGAGCAACTCCAGCGAGCCAACGAACAACTCCAAATGACCAACGCAGAACTCGATCGGGCCACGCGCCACAAGGACGAATTTCTGGCCAATATGAGCCATGAACTGCGGACACCGCTCAATGCTGTGTTGGGGATGACAGAAGGGCTCCAGGATGAAATCTTTGGCCCTGTTAATGAAAAACAGATACGGGCACTCCGCACGATCGAACATAGTGGAGTTCATCTCTTGGATTTGATTAATGACATTTTAGATGTCGCTAAAATTGAATCTGGTCAAATGACCATCGATCGTCAGCCGGCCTCGATTCATTCCCTGTGCCAGAGCAGTCTGACCTTTGTGAAACAACAGGCGTTAAAAAAGGAGATTCAATTAGTTCTCCATTGTCCGAAAGATTTGCCTCAGATTTGGTTGGACGAACGCCGGATCCTTCAGGCGCTGATTAATTTACTCACGAATGCCGTGAAGTTTACCCTGCCGGGGGGCTGCGTCACCCTGGAGGTTACCTGTCCCGTGATTGATTTCGATCCTCACCTAAGACTTGATGAAAGTCTAGAGATTAATGACAGTTCATTGAATGCAAATGTTGATATAAATGCAAACGTTGATGTAAATTTAAACGTTAATGTAAATGACGGGTCTGTGAATAATGCTACGGTAAATGATGAGACTGTGAACGATGAGACTGCACCCCGATCGCTCAAAATCGCCGTAATCGATACGGGTATCGGAATTACCAAGGCTGATATTGCCAAACTCTTCCAGCCGTTTGTTCAGGTGGACAGTGCCCTCAATCGCCAACAAACCGGCACAGGTTTAGGGTTGGCCTTGGTGAAGCGCATTGTGGAACTCCATGGCGGCACCGTTAGACTGACCAGCGAAGTGGGAGTCGGGAGTTGCTTTGCGATCGAACTACCCTATACACCAACTGCAACGGAGGAGGAGTTATCTAGTGATGCGGCTCGCGAAGCCTCTAATCGCCAAAGATCTCGGTCAGTTTCTGGCGCAACTCCGGACACTCAGCAAGAAAAGCGCATCTTGCTCTGGTCAAAAGCCCATGGCCCAGAAAGCACGATCGTCAACTATTTAGAGGCGAAAGGCTATCGCGTTTTCTGGTGC